The Dehalogenimonas sp. 4OHTPN genome window below encodes:
- a CDS encoding type II CAAX endopeptidase family protein codes for MAEMVTGPNASYSLGAAADGPAPATKRVIPAWGFWPTLGFSVLIGAVNGMASMLAVFIALDVALLSDPDLNWTDYIFSEFGSEFNAVIVFSIIFSGAVSLLLIGALIKARHGASIKEYLALKPLPFRTIGQLILLTVALALLSGLIDAAFRESPGGATGSVFQGVWPVFAWLAAVGMAPFFEEALFRGFMFRGFSGTRYGTALAVGLPAAWWGLLHVQYGGFDQAVIISLGIVLGIVRWKTGSLWGPITVHAVWNAIAMIQVSFG; via the coding sequence ATGGCTGAAATGGTAACCGGACCCAACGCCTCCTACAGCCTCGGCGCCGCGGCTGACGGGCCGGCGCCGGCCACGAAAAGAGTTATCCCCGCCTGGGGCTTCTGGCCGACACTGGGGTTCAGCGTCCTGATCGGCGCCGTCAACGGCATGGCCTCGATGTTAGCGGTGTTCATCGCCCTCGACGTGGCGCTGCTCTCAGACCCCGACCTAAATTGGACGGATTATATTTTTTCCGAGTTCGGCAGCGAGTTCAACGCCGTTATTGTTTTCTCCATCATATTTTCCGGCGCTGTCTCGCTGCTGCTTATCGGCGCGCTTATCAAAGCCAGGCACGGCGCATCCATCAAAGAGTACCTGGCACTCAAGCCCCTGCCTTTTAGAACTATCGGCCAACTCATTCTGCTGACGGTTGCGCTGGCGCTGCTTTCAGGTTTAATCGATGCGGCGTTCCGGGAATCACCGGGCGGCGCGACAGGGTCAGTTTTTCAGGGAGTATGGCCGGTATTCGCCTGGCTGGCCGCAGTGGGCATGGCCCCGTTTTTCGAAGAGGCTTTGTTCCGCGGTTTCATGTTCCGGGGCTTCAGCGGCACCCGCTACGGCACCGCACTGGCAGTGGGTTTGCCCGCCGCATGGTGGGGGCTGCTGCACGTCCAGTACGGCGGATTCGACCAGGCGGTTATTATCTCCCTGGGGATCGTGCTTGGCATCGTGAGATGGAAAACCGGGTCACTCTGGGGGCCGATAACAGTGCACGCGGTGTGGAACGCCATTGCAATGATCCAGGTAAGCTTCGGTTAG
- the rpsB gene encoding 30S ribosomal protein S2, whose amino-acid sequence MPTTTTTIKELLESGAHFGHQTSRWHPKMKKYIFTKRNDIHIIDLEKTVVMLEKALEYLQRVVAEGGKILIVGTKKQAQEIVAEEAKRAGLYYINQRWIGGILTNFAAIQNRIDYLVRLEDQQARGELARLPKKEQQQLTDEMARLNKMMGGFKEMTALPDVVFIVDPTKEKIALAEAQRMGIPIVAMVDTNCSPVGIDYPIPSNDDAMRAIKLILSRVADMAIAARENLSKIEVDQVVTPDAELDEKLAADADAAA is encoded by the coding sequence TTGCCGACCACGACCACCACCATTAAGGAATTACTGGAATCAGGGGCACACTTCGGCCATCAGACCAGCCGTTGGCACCCCAAGATGAAGAAGTACATTTTCACCAAGCGCAACGATATCCATATCATTGACCTGGAAAAAACAGTGGTGATGCTGGAAAAGGCGCTTGAATACCTGCAGAGGGTCGTGGCCGAGGGCGGCAAGATCCTGATTGTCGGCACCAAGAAACAAGCCCAGGAAATCGTGGCCGAGGAAGCCAAACGCGCCGGCCTGTACTACATCAACCAGCGATGGATCGGCGGCATTCTGACCAATTTCGCCGCGATTCAGAACCGCATCGATTACCTGGTTCGGCTGGAAGACCAGCAAGCCCGCGGCGAACTGGCCAGGCTGCCCAAAAAAGAGCAGCAGCAGCTAACCGATGAAATGGCCAGATTGAACAAAATGATGGGCGGCTTCAAGGAGATGACCGCTTTGCCGGATGTCGTCTTTATCGTCGATCCAACCAAGGAAAAAATCGCCCTGGCCGAAGCCCAGCGCATGGGCATACCGATTGTGGCTATGGTGGACACCAACTGCAGTCCGGTGGGCATCGACTATCCCATACCGTCCAATGACGATGCCATGCGTGCCATCAAGCTCATTCTTTCCCGGGTCGCCGATATGGCTATCGCCGCCCGCGAAAACCTGTCCAAGATAGAGGTTGACCAGGTGGTGACCCCCGACGCCGAGCTCGACGAGAAACTGGCCGCCGACGCGGACGCCGCCGCCTAA
- the amrS gene encoding AmmeMemoRadiSam system radical SAM enzyme — protein MRPALLWEKLAGNRVKCRTCQWYCKINAGKAGVCRMYLNQSGELFNLNYAKISSAAIDPIEKKPLYHFHPGTKVFSLGSWGCNFHCRGCQNWEIACPEDGACLERSREMPPAEAVAAAQNSGCGGIAWTYNEPSVWLEYTFESARLAKAKGLYTVYVTNGYASEEHLDVVGPYLDAWRVDVKGFSDDTYQKIGRIPHFEGILSVAERARHKWGMHVEVVTNVIPGINDDDAQISGIAGWIAARLGKDTPWHITRFHPRRQMLDCPATPLETLERAYAHGKAAGLNFVYLGNVPGNGHANTTCPVCGKTVVEHSGFYARLIGLDGDRCKYCGTALNFRV, from the coding sequence ATGCGTCCAGCGCTTTTGTGGGAAAAGCTGGCGGGAAACCGGGTGAAATGCCGCACCTGCCAGTGGTACTGTAAGATCAACGCCGGCAAAGCGGGCGTCTGCCGCATGTATTTAAATCAAAGCGGCGAATTGTTCAACCTGAACTACGCCAAGATTTCATCCGCGGCTATCGATCCTATTGAGAAAAAGCCGCTTTACCACTTCCATCCCGGGACTAAAGTCTTCTCGCTAGGTTCATGGGGCTGCAACTTCCACTGCCGCGGCTGCCAGAACTGGGAGATCGCCTGCCCGGAGGACGGCGCCTGCCTGGAGCGTTCCCGCGAAATGCCGCCGGCCGAAGCCGTCGCCGCGGCGCAGAACTCCGGCTGCGGAGGCATTGCCTGGACATATAACGAGCCGTCGGTGTGGCTGGAATACACCTTTGAATCCGCCAGACTGGCTAAAGCCAAAGGCCTGTACACTGTATATGTCACCAATGGCTATGCCTCGGAGGAGCACCTGGACGTCGTCGGCCCCTATCTGGACGCCTGGCGGGTGGACGTCAAAGGCTTCAGCGACGACACTTATCAAAAGATCGGGCGCATCCCTCATTTTGAGGGCATTCTCTCGGTCGCTGAACGGGCGAGGCACAAGTGGGGCATGCATGTAGAGGTAGTGACCAACGTCATCCCCGGCATCAATGACGATGACGCTCAAATCTCCGGCATCGCCGGCTGGATCGCCGCCAGGCTGGGCAAAGACACGCCGTGGCACATCACCCGTTTTCACCCCCGCCGGCAAATGCTGGACTGCCCGGCCACGCCGCTGGAGACGCTGGAACGCGCCTACGCGCACGGCAAGGCCGCTGGCCTGAACTTCGTCTACCTGGGTAACGTGCCCGGCAACGGTCATGCCAATACCACCTGCCCCGTTTGCGGCAAGACCGTTGTCGAACACTCCGGTTTTTACGCCAGGCTCATTGGCCTCGACGGGGACAGGTGCAAATATTGCGGCACAGCCCTGAACTTCCGGGTTTAG
- a CDS encoding acyl-CoA carboxylase subunit beta, which yields MKDKLTELEAKKQQIACGGGEARIKAQHARGKLTARERIEKLLDPGSFTELSAFCSHRSADFGLADAIHPGDAVVTGSGTIDGRKVFIYSQDFTVLGGSISEVVGQKVRQIVDMAIDQGAPLLAINDSGGARIQEGVASLCGVGDILLLNALASGSIPQISIVVGPSAGGAVYGPALTDFVFMVKGLGQMYITGPDVVKAVTGEEVTHEALGGADVHAKKSGVSHFTFNSEVDCFAAVRRLLSFIPSSFKESPPKLAVKKTHAPQIDESLNSIVPDDPKRAYDMKKIITAVVDGSDFMEVHAGFAPNMIVGFGRLDGQSVGIVAQQPNYLAGVIDINASVKAARFVRFCDAFNIPLVSFVDVPGFMPGVDQEHGGIIRHGAKLIFAYAEATVPKITVITRKAYGGAYIVMSSRHLRGDINLAWPCAEIAVMGAEGAVAVIHRKKIAEAAEPEAERQRCVSEYRDKFDNPYQAAALGYIDDVIVPVETRHRLIQALKVLAGKQGRNPPKKHGNIPL from the coding sequence ATGAAAGACAAACTGACCGAACTTGAAGCCAAAAAGCAGCAGATCGCCTGCGGCGGCGGCGAAGCGCGGATCAAGGCGCAGCACGCCCGCGGCAAGCTGACCGCCCGGGAACGCATCGAAAAATTGCTCGATCCCGGCTCTTTCACCGAGTTGTCCGCCTTTTGCTCGCACCGGTCCGCCGATTTCGGGCTGGCCGATGCCATCCACCCCGGCGACGCCGTGGTAACCGGTTCCGGGACTATTGACGGGCGGAAGGTTTTTATCTACTCCCAGGATTTCACGGTTCTCGGCGGCTCCATCTCTGAGGTTGTCGGCCAGAAGGTGCGCCAGATCGTGGATATGGCCATTGACCAGGGCGCGCCGCTGCTGGCGATCAATGACTCCGGCGGCGCCCGCATCCAGGAGGGCGTGGCTTCCCTCTGCGGCGTCGGTGATATTCTGCTCCTGAATGCCCTGGCTTCGGGTTCGATACCGCAGATCTCGATCGTCGTCGGCCCATCGGCCGGCGGCGCGGTTTACGGCCCGGCGCTGACCGATTTCGTTTTTATGGTCAAAGGCCTGGGCCAGATGTACATCACCGGCCCGGACGTGGTCAAGGCGGTCACCGGCGAGGAAGTGACCCACGAGGCCTTAGGCGGCGCCGACGTTCATGCCAAAAAGAGCGGCGTGTCCCACTTCACCTTCAACTCCGAGGTGGACTGCTTCGCCGCGGTGCGGCGGCTGCTGTCCTTCATCCCGTCGAGCTTTAAGGAAAGCCCGCCGAAACTGGCGGTAAAAAAGACCCACGCCCCGCAGATCGACGAGTCCCTTAACTCCATCGTCCCTGACGACCCCAAGCGGGCTTACGACATGAAGAAGATCATCACCGCCGTCGTCGACGGCAGTGATTTCATGGAGGTCCACGCCGGATTTGCCCCCAACATGATCGTCGGCTTCGGCCGGCTGGACGGCCAGAGCGTCGGTATTGTCGCCCAGCAGCCCAATTATCTGGCCGGCGTTATAGACATCAACGCCTCGGTCAAGGCGGCGCGCTTCGTCCGTTTCTGCGATGCCTTCAACATCCCGCTGGTCAGCTTTGTGGACGTCCCCGGCTTCATGCCCGGCGTCGACCAGGAGCACGGCGGCATCATCCGCCACGGGGCCAAGCTGATCTTCGCTTATGCCGAGGCGACCGTGCCCAAGATTACCGTAATCACCAGGAAAGCCTACGGTGGCGCTTATATCGTCATGAGTTCGCGCCACCTCCGCGGCGACATCAATCTGGCCTGGCCCTGCGCCGAGATCGCCGTCATGGGGGCGGAGGGCGCCGTAGCCGTCATCCACCGTAAAAAGATCGCTGAAGCCGCCGAACCTGAGGCCGAGCGGCAGCGCTGCGTCTCGGAATACCGGGATAAATTTGACAATCCGTACCAGGCCGCGGCTCTGGGCTACATCGATGACGTCATCGTCCCCGTCGAAACCCGCCATCGCCTAATCCAAGCGCTCAAGGTCCTGGCCGGCAAGCAGGGTAGAAACCCGCCCAAGAAGCACGGGAATATCCCGCTATAA
- a CDS encoding elongation factor Ts, protein MDKAFDTLQAKGFLKAAKKAERVTGQGLVEGYVHTGGRVGALIELNCETDFVARTEEFKKLAHDIAMQVAAMCPLYLTEADRPADCEAEASAACLMTQPFIKDPSKTIKDLITDTIARTGENIRLKRFVRFELGG, encoded by the coding sequence ATAGATAAAGCCTTCGACACCCTTCAGGCCAAGGGTTTCCTTAAAGCCGCCAAAAAGGCGGAGCGGGTAACCGGCCAAGGACTGGTTGAGGGATACGTCCATACCGGCGGCCGGGTCGGCGCGTTGATCGAACTCAATTGCGAAACCGATTTCGTGGCCCGCACCGAGGAATTCAAAAAGCTAGCCCATGACATCGCTATGCAGGTTGCCGCCATGTGCCCGTTGTATCTCACCGAAGCCGATCGACCGGCCGACTGCGAAGCGGAAGCCAGTGCCGCCTGCCTGATGACGCAGCCGTTCATCAAGGATCCTTCGAAGACGATCAAAGACCTGATCACCGATACCATCGCCCGCACCGGGGAGAATATCCGGCTGAAGAGGTTTGTCCGTTTCGAACTCGGCGGCTGA
- the coaE gene encoding dephospho-CoA kinase (Dephospho-CoA kinase (CoaE) performs the final step in coenzyme A biosynthesis.): MIVIGLTGGIGSGKTTVGAMLKEFGAAFIDADKVGHRLLREDHDLKWAIVAAFGEGILDADDAIDRRKLARIVFCDTAALETLNAITHPAISQAVSEEVAEFRSQGFKVAVVEAALLIEAGWMRQTDVIWLTAAPPEVVLDRLVNKMGYTEAEARARIACQTSNEVRRRYASAVIDTDLPLADLRHRVGELWRALKS; encoded by the coding sequence ATGATAGTCATCGGCCTGACCGGAGGCATCGGCAGCGGCAAGACCACTGTCGGCGCCATGCTCAAGGAATTCGGGGCTGCCTTCATCGACGCGGACAAGGTCGGCCACCGGCTGCTGCGGGAAGACCACGACCTCAAATGGGCCATCGTCGCTGCCTTCGGCGAAGGGATCCTGGATGCCGATGACGCTATTGACCGTCGGAAACTGGCCCGGATCGTTTTCTGTGACACCGCGGCGCTTGAGACCCTAAACGCCATCACCCACCCGGCCATAAGCCAGGCTGTTTCCGAAGAAGTAGCGGAGTTCCGGTCGCAAGGCTTTAAAGTCGCCGTTGTTGAGGCTGCCCTGCTCATCGAAGCCGGCTGGATGCGGCAGACTGACGTAATCTGGCTGACGGCGGCGCCGCCGGAGGTAGTCTTAGACCGGCTGGTCAATAAAATGGGTTACACTGAAGCCGAAGCCCGAGCCCGCATCGCCTGCCAGACCTCGAATGAGGTGCGCCGGCGCTACGCCTCTGCGGTCATCGACACCGATCTCCCGCTGGCCGATCTGAGGCACCGGGTCGGGGAGCTCTGGCGGGCGCTTAAGTCTTGA
- the amrB gene encoding AmmeMemoRadiSam system protein B has product MAMIRQPIASGRFYPDAAGSLRSLIETFVEEVEDKIDAIGIVSPHAGYIYSGAVAASVIARIEPADTYIILGPNHTGMGKPFSIMTVGSWQTPLGEVSIDSALAQNILATSKYLQEDRTAHQGEHSIEVQLPLLQYFRPDLKIVPIILAVATLDIYREIGASIAQAIKEAPGKKVVIVASSDMSHYEPQEAASAKDRRAIEEILKMDEAALLDRVIRERISMCGYAPVVTMLAAARALGARSAELVRYQTSGDASGDYSSVVGYAGVIVRRTEMSPLVKLAKDTVEAYVKERRINKPPEELTPEMKERAGVFVSIKKDGQLRGCIGTFEPSRPNVAEEIIVNAISAATRDPRFLPITPQELERLSYSVDVLTSPEPAVFAELDPKKYGVIVECGWRRGLLLPDLEGVNTPQEQIDICCQKAGISPGEQLKLSKFQVKRYR; this is encoded by the coding sequence ATGGCAATGATCAGGCAGCCCATCGCCTCCGGCCGTTTTTATCCCGACGCCGCCGGCAGCCTCCGGTCACTGATCGAGACATTTGTTGAGGAGGTCGAGGATAAAATCGACGCCATCGGCATTGTCTCGCCTCACGCCGGCTACATCTATTCCGGGGCGGTCGCCGCATCGGTTATCGCCCGCATCGAGCCGGCCGACACCTATATCATTCTCGGTCCCAACCACACCGGCATGGGTAAGCCGTTCTCGATCATGACCGTGGGCTCCTGGCAGACGCCCCTCGGTGAGGTGTCAATTGATTCAGCCCTGGCACAGAACATCCTGGCCACCTCTAAGTACCTTCAGGAGGACCGCACCGCTCACCAGGGGGAGCACTCCATCGAGGTGCAGCTGCCGCTGCTGCAGTACTTCAGGCCGGATCTTAAGATTGTGCCTATCATCCTGGCCGTGGCAACTCTCGATATCTACCGCGAAATCGGCGCCAGCATCGCCCAGGCCATAAAGGAGGCCCCGGGTAAAAAGGTCGTCATCGTCGCCTCGTCCGATATGTCGCATTACGAGCCTCAGGAGGCGGCTTCGGCCAAGGACCGCCGCGCCATCGAGGAAATCCTCAAGATGGACGAGGCGGCTTTGCTGGACCGGGTAATCAGGGAGCGCATCTCGATGTGCGGCTACGCCCCGGTGGTGACCATGCTGGCCGCCGCCAGGGCGCTGGGGGCCAGGAGCGCCGAACTGGTCCGCTACCAGACCTCCGGCGATGCCTCAGGCGACTATTCCTCCGTGGTCGGCTACGCCGGGGTCATCGTCCGCCGTACGGAAATGTCGCCGCTGGTGAAGCTGGCCAAAGACACCGTCGAGGCATATGTCAAAGAGCGCAGGATCAACAAGCCGCCGGAAGAACTGACCCCGGAAATGAAGGAGAGGGCCGGCGTTTTCGTTTCCATTAAAAAGGATGGCCAACTCCGCGGCTGCATCGGCACCTTCGAGCCGTCGCGGCCGAATGTGGCCGAGGAAATAATCGTCAACGCCATTTCCGCCGCCACCCGCGACCCCCGCTTCCTGCCCATCACGCCGCAGGAACTTGAGCGCCTGTCTTACAGCGTTGACGTGCTGACTTCGCCTGAGCCTGCGGTGTTCGCGGAACTCGATCCCAAGAAATACGGCGTCATCGTCGAATGCGGCTGGCGACGCGGCCTGCTGCTGCCTGACCTGGAGGGGGTGAATACCCCCCAGGAGCAGATTGATATCTGCTGCCAGAAGGCCGGTATTTCCCCCGGCGAGCAGCTGAAGCTGTCGAAATTTCAGGTGAAGCGGTACCGCTAA
- a CDS encoding pyruvate carboxylase subunit B: protein MPAQPLKITDLTLRDGHQSLFATRMRTDDILGIIGDMDQAGFHSMEVWGGATFDVPIRFLNEDPWDRLREMKKRATRTPLQMLLRGQNLVGYRNYADDVVTAFVEHAADCGVDIFRVFDAVNDERNFETALAAIKSKGKHAQLAISYSLTERTMGGPVYNLDYYIEKAKKFEALGADSFCIKDMAGIIAPNDAYTLVKALKKALKIPVQFHTHYTSGMASMSMYKAVEAGADIVDTCLAPWSLRTSHPAVEPFVAALSGQPRDTGLNLHQLLKFGDYFEEISPKYRDFQDTTRMSVIDTAVLEHQVPGGMISNLVSQLREAGALNRIDEVYEEIPRVRKEMGFPPLVTPTSQIVGIQAVQNVLFGRYKVISAQVKDYFYGLYGRPPMPVDPEIQKLALKGYERGESPITVRPADVLKPELEAAKEATKGIARDIGDVLTYALYPQVGLRFLKWKYGLETPPADVRAKTIDDVKREDELIAKAKAGKLAEKTAEKPAAQAPSPVSVPAGGLRHFNVHLDGKVYCVGVESASTAAPAVYAPPPAQPSAAPPPAAATVRHEPVEGRKAVEPPKAVEIPKPVESSVAATEAKPASAPEPCGEDVLAPMPGVVLRYEVKVGDKVKSGDTVVVLEAMKMAIDLPSPADGTVAAVKFGVGDRVSRDDVLAIIVP from the coding sequence ATGCCGGCTCAGCCACTCAAGATTACCGACCTGACGCTCCGCGACGGCCACCAGTCGCTCTTCGCCACCCGGATGCGCACCGACGACATCCTGGGCATCATCGGCGATATGGACCAGGCCGGCTTCCATTCCATGGAGGTCTGGGGCGGCGCTACGTTTGATGTACCCATTCGCTTTCTCAACGAAGATCCCTGGGACCGGCTGCGCGAGATGAAAAAACGCGCCACCAGGACGCCGCTGCAGATGCTGCTCCGCGGTCAGAACCTGGTGGGTTACCGCAACTACGCCGACGACGTGGTCACCGCTTTCGTGGAGCATGCCGCGGACTGCGGCGTGGACATCTTCCGCGTTTTCGACGCCGTCAACGACGAACGCAATTTCGAAACAGCCCTGGCGGCTATAAAATCCAAGGGCAAGCACGCCCAGCTGGCCATTTCCTACTCGCTGACCGAACGGACGATGGGCGGTCCGGTTTACAACCTGGATTATTATATTGAAAAAGCCAAAAAGTTCGAGGCTTTGGGCGCCGATTCCTTCTGCATCAAGGATATGGCCGGCATCATCGCCCCAAACGACGCTTATACCCTGGTCAAGGCGCTCAAAAAAGCGTTGAAGATACCGGTTCAGTTCCATACCCATTACACCTCCGGCATGGCCTCGATGAGCATGTACAAGGCCGTTGAGGCAGGCGCCGACATCGTCGACACCTGCCTGGCGCCCTGGTCTCTGCGGACTTCGCATCCGGCGGTCGAACCGTTCGTCGCCGCGCTTTCCGGCCAGCCGCGGGACACCGGCCTCAACCTACACCAGCTCCTCAAGTTCGGCGACTACTTCGAAGAGATCTCGCCCAAATACCGCGACTTCCAGGACACCACCAGGATGTCGGTCATCGACACCGCGGTGCTGGAGCACCAGGTGCCGGGCGGCATGATCTCCAATCTTGTCTCGCAGCTGCGTGAGGCCGGCGCCCTGAACCGCATCGACGAGGTCTACGAGGAGATTCCCCGCGTCCGCAAAGAAATGGGTTTCCCGCCGCTGGTGACGCCGACAAGCCAGATCGTCGGCATTCAGGCGGTGCAGAACGTCCTCTTCGGCCGTTACAAGGTCATCTCCGCCCAGGTCAAAGACTACTTCTACGGCCTCTACGGCCGCCCGCCGATGCCGGTCGACCCGGAAATCCAGAAGCTAGCCCTCAAAGGTTACGAGCGCGGCGAGTCACCCATCACCGTCCGCCCCGCTGATGTCCTGAAACCGGAGCTTGAGGCGGCCAAAGAAGCTACAAAAGGCATCGCCAGGGACATCGGCGACGTTTTAACCTATGCCCTGTACCCGCAGGTCGGCCTGCGCTTCCTGAAATGGAAGTATGGCCTTGAAACCCCGCCGGCGGACGTCAGGGCTAAAACCATCGACGACGTCAAGCGCGAGGACGAGCTTATCGCCAAAGCCAAGGCCGGAAAACTGGCCGAAAAGACCGCCGAGAAGCCCGCCGCCCAGGCGCCCTCTCCGGTGTCTGTCCCCGCCGGCGGTCTACGGCACTTCAACGTCCATCTGGACGGCAAGGTTTACTGCGTCGGCGTGGAGTCAGCCTCAACCGCCGCGCCGGCAGTCTACGCGCCTCCTCCGGCCCAGCCTTCGGCCGCGCCGCCGCCCGCAGCGGCGACTGTTCGTCATGAGCCTGTCGAAGGACGGAAAGCGGTTGAACCGCCCAAGGCAGTCGAGATTCCGAAACCGGTCGAGTCCTCGGTGGCTGCAACCGAAGCTAAGCCTGCCTCCGCCCCGGAACCCTGCGGCGAAGACGTGCTGGCCCCCATGCCCGGGGTCGTCCTGCGCTATGAGGTCAAGGTCGGCGACAAGGTCAAGTCCGGCGATACCGTGGTCGTCCTGGAGGCGATGAAAATGGCCATTGACCTGCCGTCGCCGGCTGACGGCACGGTGGCGGCGGTCAAATTCGGCGTCGGCGACCGCGTTTCCCGTGACGACGTCCTGGCTATCATCGTCCCTTGA
- a CDS encoding replication-associated recombination protein A yields MPRDMFEAHFEKLRDQSAPLAARMRPRTLDEYVGQEHLVTEGRALRRAIDAGELPSIILWGPPGSGKTTLANLMAKATNAYFAQVSAVSAGVADLRKIIDEAKQRRLAQNQKTILFIDEIHRFNKGQQDTILPYVEDGTVTLIGATTENPSFEVISPLLSRARTYVLKGLTAEQMRLILDRAIADAERGIGASNVVLSDEAAAQIINLASGDARIALNILELAARTTPPDASGRRQLTIETIEDAAQAKTLLYDRAGEQHYDITSALHKSLRGSDPDASLYWLGRMLEAGEDPLYVVRRLIRFASEDIGMADPQALVIAMSAQQAVHFVGMPECNVALAQLVVYLATAPKSNSLYTAYKRVQETITKNPIEPVPLHLRNAPTGLMKDLGYGKGYKYAHDFPGGFVKQQNLPDSLKNKRFYFPTDLGQEKIINTRLKNRFPEREENKPE; encoded by the coding sequence ATGCCCCGGGACATGTTCGAAGCCCATTTTGAAAAGCTGCGGGACCAGTCAGCGCCGCTGGCCGCCCGGATGCGGCCGAGGACTCTCGACGAGTATGTCGGCCAGGAGCACCTGGTAACCGAGGGCCGCGCCCTGCGGCGGGCGATAGATGCCGGAGAATTACCCTCCATTATCCTGTGGGGGCCGCCGGGCTCCGGCAAGACGACGCTGGCCAATCTTATGGCTAAAGCTACCAACGCCTATTTCGCCCAGGTTAGCGCTGTTTCCGCCGGCGTCGCCGACCTTAGAAAGATCATCGACGAGGCAAAGCAGCGGCGGCTGGCGCAGAACCAGAAGACTATACTCTTCATCGACGAAATCCACCGCTTCAACAAAGGGCAGCAGGACACTATCCTGCCGTACGTCGAGGACGGCACGGTGACTCTCATCGGTGCGACGACCGAGAACCCGTCGTTCGAGGTCATCTCCCCGTTGTTATCGAGGGCGCGTACCTATGTCTTGAAAGGTTTGACCGCCGAACAGATGCGGCTCATCCTTGACCGGGCGATAGCCGACGCCGAGCGCGGCATCGGTGCCTCAAATGTCGTCCTGTCCGATGAGGCCGCGGCCCAAATAATCAACCTGGCTTCGGGCGATGCGAGAATCGCGTTGAATATCCTGGAGTTGGCCGCCCGCACCACCCCGCCCGATGCCTCAGGCAGGCGGCAGCTCACCATCGAGACCATCGAGGACGCCGCCCAGGCCAAGACGCTTCTCTACGATAGGGCGGGTGAGCAGCACTACGACATCACCTCGGCTTTACATAAATCACTCCGCGGTTCCGATCCGGATGCCTCGCTCTACTGGCTGGGGCGGATGCTGGAGGCCGGGGAGGATCCGCTGTACGTCGTCCGCCGCCTCATCCGCTTCGCCTCGGAGGATATCGGCATGGCGGACCCGCAGGCGCTGGTCATCGCTATGTCAGCGCAGCAAGCGGTCCATTTCGTCGGCATGCCGGAATGCAACGTGGCGCTGGCGCAGCTGGTGGTTTATCTGGCCACGGCGCCCAAGAGCAATTCGCTCTACACGGCTTATAAGAGGGTTCAGGAGACTATCACCAAAAATCCCATCGAACCGGTACCCCTCCACCTCCGCAACGCCCCAACCGGTCTGATGAAAGACTTGGGCTACGGCAAGGGCTACAAGTACGCCCATGACTTCCCCGGCGGCTTCGTGAAGCAGCAGAACTTGCCGGATTCTCTCAAGAACAAACGGTTTTATTTCCCAACAGATCTGGGGCAGGAGAAGATCATTAACACGAGGCTGAAGAACCGGTTCCCGGAGCGGGAAGAGAACAAACCGGAATAG
- a CDS encoding complex I NDUFA9 subunit family protein, whose translation MILVTGASGFVASHLIPRLQREGHRLRCLVTNAADGGRIKAPGAELAIGNVTDPASLPDAMEGVETVIHLVAVIREKGLFSFQKVNVEGTQNVVEAAKKAGVRRFIHMGALGATPDPAYKYLNSKWLGMEAVKASGLDWSILMPSVMFGEGAGFIASLLRSIHMAPFIVPVAGDGKTMLQPIWVGDVANCVMKLLEGQKIGQSVAIGGPEIMTYDELIGYILAALGEKRFRLHVPRWLMKPGVAVMEALLSNPPITMVEFKSMEIPNITDPEAVEKEFGFKPMPIRDGLGYLKIKT comes from the coding sequence ATGATTCTTGTTACAGGCGCCAGCGGTTTCGTGGCCAGCCATCTGATACCAAGGCTGCAGAGAGAGGGGCACCGGCTGCGCTGCCTGGTAACCAACGCCGCCGACGGCGGGCGGATCAAAGCCCCCGGGGCTGAGCTGGCCATCGGCAACGTCACCGACCCGGCTTCCCTGCCCGATGCCATGGAAGGTGTTGAGACCGTCATCCACCTGGTGGCGGTCATCAGGGAAAAAGGGCTGTTCAGCTTCCAGAAAGTAAATGTTGAGGGGACGCAAAACGTCGTCGAAGCGGCTAAAAAAGCCGGCGTGAGACGCTTCATCCATATGGGCGCCCTGGGCGCCACCCCTGATCCGGCCTACAAGTACTTGAACTCCAAATGGCTGGGCATGGAAGCGGTTAAAGCCAGCGGGCTGGACTGGTCGATCCTGATGCCTTCGGTTATGTTCGGCGAAGGCGCCGGATTTATCGCCTCGCTGCTCCGGTCAATACACATGGCGCCGTTCATCGTGCCCGTGGCCGGCGACGGCAAGACCATGCTGCAGCCGATTTGGGTGGGAGATGTGGCAAACTGCGTGATGAAGCTGCTGGAAGGCCAAAAAATAGGCCAGAGCGTAGCTATCGGCGGGCCGGAGATAATGACCTACGATGAACTGATTGGCTATATCCTTGCCGCGCTGGGAGAAAAACGTTTCCGCCTTCACGTACCGAGATGGCTGATGAAACCGGGGGTGGCGGTCATGGAGGCGCTGCTCAGCAACCCGCCGATAACCATGGTTGAATTTAAATCGATGGAAATCCCCAACATCACCGATCCGGAAGCGGTGGAGAAGGAATTCGGCTTCAAGCCGATGCCCATCCGGGACGGCCTGGGCTACCTTAAAATCAAGACTTAA